A stretch of Terriglobia bacterium DNA encodes these proteins:
- a CDS encoding extracellular solute-binding protein: MKEEKKGKGVSRRDFIKIAGAGGVAAGALGPAFLFPERAAAQQKTLKILQWSHFVPAFDEWFNKKFAVEWGQKHNTNVVVDNINLVDLNTRAASEAQAKKGHDLFMFLSPPAAYENQVIDMTHVYQEVEKKHGKKIDLAHKSTYNPKTKKYYAFSDSYAPDPGNWRKDLWEQVGFPNGPDTYDDLRKGAKAIKDKMGNPCGLGLSQELDTSMAMRALLWSFGGAEQDEAGNVTINSKNTIEALKFMKALYQESETPEVFTWTPPSNNQAMLAGKVSYVANAISITRQAEREHQPIDKNIMISHALKGPVRRIAAEHVMDCYVIWEFAENKEGAQQFLIDYIDAFHDGFVAGQFYNFPCFPSTVPKLKQEIASDPRATPNNKYAVLGDVLDWATNVGYPGYCSAAIDQAFKSWTIPTMFATVAQGKATPEDAAKTAEAEYKRIFERFK, translated from the coding sequence ATGAAGGAAGAGAAGAAGGGCAAGGGTGTAAGTCGTAGAGATTTCATCAAAATTGCCGGGGCCGGCGGCGTTGCCGCTGGGGCGCTTGGGCCTGCATTCCTGTTTCCTGAGCGCGCCGCTGCGCAGCAGAAGACGCTCAAGATCCTGCAGTGGAGCCACTTTGTTCCCGCATTCGATGAGTGGTTCAATAAGAAATTCGCGGTTGAGTGGGGACAAAAGCACAACACCAATGTCGTCGTCGACAACATCAATCTGGTCGACCTGAATACCCGGGCGGCATCAGAAGCCCAGGCCAAAAAGGGACACGATCTTTTCATGTTCCTCTCACCGCCGGCGGCGTATGAAAATCAGGTCATCGACATGACCCACGTGTATCAGGAAGTGGAAAAGAAGCATGGCAAGAAGATCGATCTGGCGCACAAGTCAACTTACAATCCGAAGACCAAGAAGTATTACGCATTCTCAGATTCCTATGCGCCTGATCCGGGCAACTGGAGAAAGGACTTGTGGGAGCAGGTAGGTTTCCCAAACGGCCCGGACACATACGACGATTTGCGCAAGGGCGCGAAAGCAATCAAGGACAAAATGGGAAACCCCTGCGGGTTGGGGCTCTCACAGGAGTTGGATACCAGCATGGCCATGCGGGCTCTGCTGTGGTCTTTTGGCGGCGCAGAGCAGGATGAAGCCGGCAATGTGACCATCAACTCCAAAAACACAATAGAAGCCCTCAAGTTCATGAAGGCGCTCTACCAAGAGTCGGAAACCCCGGAAGTCTTTACCTGGACTCCACCTTCAAACAATCAGGCCATGCTGGCGGGAAAGGTCTCTTATGTGGCGAATGCCATCTCCATCACTCGCCAGGCGGAGAGAGAACACCAGCCCATCGACAAGAACATTATGATCAGCCATGCGTTGAAAGGCCCAGTGCGCCGGATCGCCGCCGAGCACGTGATGGATTGCTACGTGATCTGGGAGTTCGCCGAGAACAAGGAAGGCGCGCAGCAATTCCTGATCGACTACATTGATGCGTTCCACGATGGTTTTGTCGCTGGGCAGTTCTATAACTTCCCCTGCTTCCCCAGCACGGTTCCCAAGCTGAAACAAGAGATAGCCAGTGACCCGCGGGCGACGCCAAACAACAAGTACGCGGTGCTGGGCGATGTGCTGGATTGGGCGACCAATGTGGGCTATCCCGGATATTGTTCTGCTGCTATTGACCAGGCGTTCAAGAGTTGGACAATCCCAACGATGTTTGCCACAGTCGCGCAGGGCAAGGCAACTCCCGAGGACGCAGCCAAAACCGCGGAAGCCGAGTACAAGCGCATCTTTGAACGCTTCAAATAA
- a CDS encoding sugar ABC transporter permease, whose product MFSPALLYIVLLIGLPFLLAIFYAFSDARIGTDMDLAHFWRHLVGLENFRSILQSPSFKAALKNSIIFTVAAQVIVMVCANILSIALEKPFRGRGLVRFLILLPWVAPVSLGTIGWKWILDSIYSVITWALVSLGFVNKYSPPMWLGQEGLAITSVILVHCWRLIPFSTVILLAGRSAIPKEIPEAASIDGAGFWRTLFQINLPMMTPILGVAVLFGTIFTFTDLAVVNLLTNGGPYDSTQTLPNLAFTQGIQGSDLAAGAAISVFLVPVLVVIAYFMLRVANRAEVV is encoded by the coding sequence ATGTTCAGTCCTGCCCTCTTGTACATCGTGCTGCTGATCGGGTTACCGTTTCTCCTGGCCATTTTTTATGCCTTCAGTGATGCCCGCATCGGCACGGACATGGACCTGGCGCACTTCTGGAGGCATCTGGTCGGGTTGGAGAATTTTCGGAGCATCCTTCAAAGCCCCAGTTTTAAGGCGGCGCTCAAAAACTCAATTATCTTCACCGTTGCCGCGCAGGTCATTGTGATGGTCTGTGCGAACATTCTTTCCATTGCGCTGGAAAAACCTTTCCGCGGACGCGGGCTGGTCCGCTTTTTGATCCTGTTGCCGTGGGTAGCGCCGGTATCGCTTGGAACGATCGGTTGGAAATGGATTCTTGATTCCATTTACAGCGTGATCACCTGGGCGCTGGTCTCGCTGGGATTTGTCAATAAATATTCTCCGCCAATGTGGCTCGGCCAAGAAGGACTGGCCATCACGTCAGTCATCCTGGTGCATTGCTGGCGGCTGATTCCGTTTTCAACCGTGATCCTGCTGGCCGGCAGAAGCGCCATACCCAAGGAGATTCCGGAAGCGGCGTCGATTGACGGCGCAGGATTCTGGCGCACGCTGTTTCAAATCAACCTGCCCATGATGACGCCAATCCTCGGTGTGGCGGTGCTTTTTGGCACCATCTTCACCTTTACGGATCTGGCGGTAGTCAATCTTCTGACCAACGGCGGCCCCTACGATTCAACGCAGACTCTGCCCAACCTGGCGTTTACGCAGGGCATTCAGGGCAGCGACCTGGCGGCGGGAGCGGCAATTTCCGTCTTCCTGGTGCCGGTGCTGGTTGTGATTGCATATTTCATGTTGCGCGTGGCTAACCGGGCGGAGGTGGTGTGA
- a CDS encoding carbohydrate ABC transporter permease, giving the protein MLVLTVFTVLLAFPFYWMVIATFKQNIDLYGMENNPFIFNLPPTLDNLRLLFTQTRFLRWLENTALVGMIVVVITLLLAVPAAYALARLTGRWGERLGIGIFLTYLVPPTLLFIPLSRVVASLGLQDTIWSLVLVYPSVTVPFSIWLLMGFFKSIPRELEDAAMVDGLTRFGAFIKMVVPISLSGILTVVIFTFTLVTQEYVYALTFISPESQQMVGVGIPIFLVRGDVYFWGSLMAACLIASLPIAFIYNLFLDRFIAGFTVGAVKG; this is encoded by the coding sequence ATGCTGGTGCTCACGGTGTTCACCGTCCTGCTGGCCTTTCCGTTCTACTGGATGGTGATTGCCACCTTCAAGCAAAACATTGATTTGTACGGAATGGAAAACAATCCATTCATCTTCAATCTTCCGCCGACCCTCGACAATCTGCGCTTGCTCTTTACCCAGACGCGCTTCCTGCGCTGGCTGGAGAACACGGCGCTGGTGGGCATGATCGTGGTGGTGATTACGCTCTTGCTGGCTGTCCCTGCGGCCTATGCGTTGGCCCGGCTCACCGGCAGATGGGGAGAGCGGTTGGGCATTGGGATTTTTCTTACCTACCTTGTGCCGCCGACTCTGCTGTTTATTCCGCTTTCCCGCGTGGTGGCGTCACTTGGCCTGCAAGACACCATATGGTCGTTGGTGCTTGTCTATCCCAGCGTGACCGTGCCGTTCTCCATTTGGCTCCTGATGGGCTTCTTCAAGTCGATCCCGCGTGAGCTGGAAGATGCGGCCATGGTCGACGGGCTGACTCGGTTTGGCGCCTTCATCAAGATGGTGGTGCCGATCTCGCTTTCCGGCATTCTGACCGTGGTGATTTTTACGTTTACGCTGGTTACGCAGGAATATGTCTATGCTCTGACCTTTATTTCGCCGGAATCGCAGCAGATGGTCGGCGTGGGCATCCCAATCTTTTTGGTGCGCGGCGACGTCTATTTCTGGGGATCACTGATGGCGGCTTGCCTGATTGCCAGCCTGCCGATTGCATTTATCTATAACTTATTCCTGGATAGGTTCATCGCCGGGTTTACCGTTGGGGCCGTCAAGGGCTGA
- a CDS encoding MHS family MFS transporter, giving the protein MSSASSTMPVTSSSQISTSKIWGVILASSVGTMIEWYDFYIFGTLAPYLAPKFYPPGNQLFQYIAYLATFAVGFMVRPFGALFFGRIGDLVGRKYAFIVTLTIMGGATALVGALPSYAQAGWFSPIILIALRVLQGLALGGEYGGAAIYVAEHVPDNRRGFYTSFIQITATLGLFVSIAVILGTQSQMSDQAFKNWGWRIPFLASLILVLISLYIRLQMKESPIFTQIKSSGMASAAPLKEAFTRWPNLKQVLISLFGATAGQGVVWYTGQFFALFFMTTILKVPARDANIIVAKALLIGMPLFVLFGWLSDKIGRKKIIMAGLLLACLTYRMPGTNFGIYPAMQRAAGNNVTHVDATKNAVTGATVLTPQTRDATGKAVAAPVAANADKNKLMWLVFLQVIFVTMVYGPIAAYLVEAFPAKIRYTSLSLPYHIGNGVFGGLVPLVCVWIPAITGNPFDGLYYPIAIAALTFIVGSIMLRETRNVHIWQEVADSASSAARK; this is encoded by the coding sequence ATGTCTAGCGCTTCTTCTACTATGCCGGTGACTTCATCGAGCCAGATTTCGACCTCAAAAATCTGGGGAGTCATCCTGGCGTCATCGGTTGGAACGATGATCGAATGGTACGACTTCTATATTTTCGGCACGCTGGCCCCATATCTGGCGCCCAAGTTTTATCCACCGGGGAACCAACTGTTTCAGTACATTGCTTATCTGGCGACGTTCGCAGTCGGCTTCATGGTCCGGCCCTTCGGCGCGCTTTTCTTTGGACGCATCGGCGACCTGGTTGGCCGCAAATACGCCTTCATTGTTACGCTCACGATCATGGGCGGCGCCACAGCACTTGTGGGCGCGCTCCCCAGCTATGCCCAGGCGGGCTGGTTTTCTCCCATTATCCTGATCGCGTTACGCGTCCTCCAGGGATTAGCGCTGGGTGGTGAATACGGCGGCGCGGCAATTTACGTGGCTGAGCATGTACCCGACAATAGACGCGGATTCTACACCAGCTTTATCCAGATCACAGCCACTTTGGGCCTGTTCGTTTCCATTGCCGTGATTCTGGGCACGCAGAGCCAGATGAGCGATCAGGCATTCAAAAACTGGGGCTGGCGTATTCCATTCCTGGCTTCGTTGATCCTGGTCCTGATTTCTTTGTATATCAGGCTTCAGATGAAGGAATCCCCCATTTTCACGCAAATCAAGAGCTCAGGCATGGCTTCAGCGGCGCCGCTGAAGGAAGCCTTCACTAGATGGCCGAATTTGAAGCAGGTCTTGATTTCGTTGTTTGGCGCCACCGCGGGTCAGGGGGTGGTGTGGTATACGGGGCAATTCTTTGCCTTGTTCTTTATGACCACCATCCTGAAAGTCCCTGCGCGTGACGCAAACATTATCGTAGCCAAGGCGCTGCTGATCGGTATGCCCTTGTTCGTCTTGTTTGGCTGGCTCTCTGACAAAATCGGACGCAAGAAGATCATTATGGCCGGGTTGCTGCTGGCGTGCCTGACCTACCGTATGCCGGGAACGAATTTTGGTATCTATCCTGCGATGCAGCGCGCTGCCGGAAACAACGTAACGCACGTGGATGCTACCAAGAATGCGGTGACAGGCGCCACGGTCCTTACGCCGCAAACCCGTGATGCGACTGGAAAAGCTGTAGCCGCTCCCGTTGCCGCTAATGCCGATAAAAACAAGCTGATGTGGCTGGTATTCCTTCAGGTGATCTTCGTGACCATGGTTTACGGGCCGATCGCGGCGTATCTGGTGGAAGCTTTCCCGGCTAAAATCCGGTATACATCTCTTTCATTGCCGTATCACATAGGCAATGGCGTGTTTGGAGGATTGGTGCCGCTTGTCTGCGTCTGGATTCCGGCTATTACCGGCAATCCATTCGACGGCCTCTATTACCCCATAGCCATCGCGGCGCTGACTTTCATCGTTGGCAGCATCATGCTCCGCGAAACCCGTAACGTCCACATCTGGCAGGAGGTCGCTGACTCAGCTTCCAGCGCTGCCCGCAAGTAA
- a CDS encoding M23 family metallopeptidase — MRTFFLILCLLVLVPIMALFFMSATPVVTLPPSLMALGQSTPITINVSDPHGIRSAVATVEQNGSSYKVWDMEQPSHRLHWKGGVADATYTFNAGAKTTPQLKDGKARLIVEATSNDFRGKTVRSEREVTVVTRPPSVSVDSDQHYLYLGMADLVTFNVSGYASESGVRVGDEKFRSWPMPGGKPGLFSLFAFAWNMPLSTPPLVYATDPAGNEVTGQMVYQFPKNEQPKYRVRDLQLDDKFVQKVVNELDPGGSGDPIERFVKINSEMRRANNKTLADLRLKTADHFLWSQPFRQQSNSKVEANFADVRNYIYQGKKIDQQVHLGYDLSITQHVGVEATNDGRVVYAAPLGIYGNCIVVDHGYGLQSIYGHLSQIDVHEGDMVKRGQIMGKSGMTGMAGGDHIHFSMQLEGIQIDPKEWWDAHWIKDHIAKRVDLPGFNN; from the coding sequence ATGCGTACTTTCTTTCTCATCCTCTGCTTGTTGGTCCTTGTGCCGATTATGGCATTGTTCTTTATGTCTGCCACACCAGTGGTAACGCTGCCGCCGTCGCTTATGGCCCTGGGGCAATCCACGCCAATTACCATCAACGTTAGCGATCCTCATGGCATTCGTAGCGCCGTGGCAACGGTGGAGCAGAATGGCTCCAGCTACAAAGTGTGGGACATGGAGCAGCCTTCGCACCGTCTGCACTGGAAAGGCGGAGTCGCGGACGCGACATATACTTTCAACGCTGGCGCAAAGACCACGCCGCAGCTCAAGGACGGCAAAGCTCGCCTGATCGTGGAAGCCACCTCGAATGACTTTCGTGGCAAGACGGTCCGCAGCGAGCGAGAAGTCACGGTCGTAACGCGCCCGCCCTCTGTCAGCGTGGATTCAGACCAGCACTATCTTTATCTGGGCATGGCTGATTTGGTGACGTTCAATGTTTCCGGATATGCCAGTGAGTCCGGCGTGCGCGTGGGTGACGAGAAGTTCCGCAGCTGGCCCATGCCCGGCGGCAAGCCCGGATTGTTCTCACTCTTCGCTTTTGCCTGGAACATGCCCCTGAGCACGCCTCCGTTGGTTTATGCCACCGATCCCGCCGGCAATGAAGTCACCGGACAGATGGTTTATCAATTCCCAAAGAACGAACAGCCAAAGTATCGCGTGCGCGATCTGCAACTGGACGACAAGTTCGTCCAGAAGGTAGTGAATGAGCTCGATCCCGGCGGGTCAGGCGATCCGATAGAACGCTTTGTGAAGATCAATAGTGAAATGCGCCGCGCCAATAACAAGACTCTTGCCGATCTGCGCCTCAAGACCGCGGACCATTTTCTATGGTCGCAGCCGTTCAGGCAGCAATCCAATTCCAAGGTGGAAGCAAACTTTGCCGACGTGCGCAACTATATTTACCAGGGCAAGAAGATCGACCAGCAGGTCCACCTGGGCTACGATCTTTCCATCACGCAGCACGTCGGCGTGGAAGCCACGAATGACGGGCGCGTGGTCTATGCCGCGCCGCTGGGCATTTACGGCAACTGCATTGTGGTGGACCACGGTTATGGATTGCAGTCGATTTACGGCCACCTGAGCCAGATCGACGTGCATGAAGGCGACATGGTGAAACGCGGCCAGATCATGGGCAAAAGCGGCATGACCGGCATGGCCGGAGGCGACCACATCCATTTCAGCATGCAGCTTGAGGGCATCCAGATTGATCCCAAAGAATGGTGGGACGCCCACTGGATCAAAGACCACATCGCCAAGCGAGTGGATTTGCCGGGATTCAATAACTAG
- the acs gene encoding acetate--CoA ligase, translated as MADARVMKEKEQETEVNEAQIAVHWKEEQYFHPSSKFIGQAYLTDPAVDQRFSEKNFPECFREYADLLSWDQYWHTTLDTSDAPFWKWYAGGKLNASYNCIDRHLEKYRNKAAFIFVGEPEDVPPVSITYQELYYRVNEMAALLRDFGGLKAGDRVTIHMPVVPELPITMLACARLGVIHSVVFGGFSGEACGMRAADSGSKVLVTIDGYYRSGAMTDHKEKADIAVKTAKDEKHTIEKVLVWHREAGKYASKTPMVEGRDFFVEDVLKKYAGQIVEPVPMPSEAPLFLMYTSGTTGRPKGCQHGTGGYLSYVAGTTKYIQDLHPTDVYWCMADIGWITGHSYIVYGPLALAATSVLYEGVPNYPDAGRPWRVAKRLNVNIFHTSPTAIRMLRKAGPDEPAKYDYHFKHMTTVGEPIEPEVWKWYHEVVGKGEAVIVDTWWQTETGGFLCSTKPAIDPMKPGSAGPALPGIYPVIFDEEGKEVKGGSGKAGNICIRNPWPGMFQTIYGDRDRFVAQYYRKYNKNPRSKDWRDWPYFAGDGAVQAPDGYFRILGRVDDVINVAGHRLGTKELESACLTVNEVAEAAVIPVVDEVKGRVPEVYVSLKPGQHNAAAVSDAVTKAIEHQIGKIARPKKVHVVPDMPKTRSGKIMRRVLSAISNQMDTGDVTTLANPDVVEQIRVMVQGNRPVVTKDVPEDVKRFGEER; from the coding sequence ATGGCTGACGCCCGCGTAATGAAGGAAAAGGAACAAGAGACAGAGGTCAATGAGGCGCAGATCGCTGTCCATTGGAAAGAAGAGCAATACTTCCACCCAAGCTCGAAATTTATTGGGCAGGCTTATCTGACCGATCCCGCCGTTGATCAGCGCTTCAGCGAAAAGAATTTTCCCGAATGCTTCCGTGAATATGCAGACCTGTTGAGCTGGGACCAGTATTGGCACACTACGCTCGATACCAGCGATGCCCCTTTCTGGAAGTGGTATGCCGGAGGCAAGCTCAACGCCTCTTATAACTGTATTGACCGCCATCTGGAAAAATACCGGAACAAAGCGGCGTTTATCTTTGTGGGCGAGCCGGAAGATGTTCCGCCGGTCTCCATCACCTACCAGGAGCTTTACTATCGGGTCAATGAAATGGCGGCGCTCCTGCGCGATTTTGGCGGATTGAAAGCCGGAGATCGCGTCACCATCCACATGCCCGTGGTTCCTGAGCTGCCGATCACAATGCTGGCCTGCGCCCGCTTAGGCGTGATCCATTCTGTGGTTTTTGGCGGATTCAGCGGAGAGGCTTGCGGCATGCGCGCCGCAGATTCAGGCAGCAAGGTCCTGGTCACGATCGACGGCTATTACCGCAGCGGCGCCATGACTGATCACAAGGAGAAAGCCGACATCGCGGTAAAAACGGCCAAGGATGAAAAGCACACGATTGAAAAAGTCCTAGTCTGGCACCGCGAGGCGGGAAAATACGCTTCCAAAACGCCGATGGTCGAAGGCCGTGATTTTTTTGTTGAAGATGTATTGAAGAAGTATGCAGGACAAATTGTTGAGCCTGTGCCAATGCCGTCAGAAGCGCCGCTCTTCCTGATGTACACCAGCGGCACAACGGGCCGCCCCAAGGGCTGCCAGCATGGGACCGGCGGATACCTCTCTTACGTCGCTGGCACCACAAAATACATTCAGGACCTCCATCCCACTGACGTTTACTGGTGCATGGCCGATATCGGCTGGATTACGGGCCACTCTTACATCGTTTACGGACCTCTGGCGCTGGCGGCAACCTCTGTTCTCTATGAAGGCGTGCCGAACTATCCTGACGCAGGACGCCCGTGGCGCGTAGCCAAACGCTTGAACGTAAATATTTTCCATACGTCGCCGACGGCGATCCGCATGCTGCGCAAAGCAGGGCCGGACGAACCCGCAAAATATGACTACCACTTCAAGCACATGACGACTGTGGGCGAACCCATCGAACCGGAAGTGTGGAAGTGGTACCACGAAGTTGTCGGCAAGGGCGAAGCGGTGATCGTTGATACGTGGTGGCAGACAGAGACTGGCGGCTTTCTTTGCAGCACCAAACCGGCCATTGATCCTATGAAGCCGGGAAGCGCCGGGCCAGCGCTGCCGGGAATTTATCCGGTGATCTTTGATGAAGAAGGCAAGGAAGTAAAAGGCGGTTCGGGCAAGGCAGGGAACATCTGCATCCGGAATCCGTGGCCGGGAATGTTCCAGACAATTTATGGCGATCGCGACCGTTTTGTGGCGCAGTACTATCGCAAGTACAACAAAAACCCCAGGAGCAAAGACTGGCGCGACTGGCCGTACTTCGCCGGTGACGGAGCAGTGCAGGCTCCGGATGGCTACTTCAGGATTCTTGGACGCGTCGATGACGTGATCAACGTCGCCGGCCATCGCCTGGGGACCAAAGAGCTGGAGTCAGCTTGCCTCACGGTGAATGAAGTGGCTGAAGCCGCCGTAATTCCGGTGGTGGATGAAGTAAAAGGCCGCGTGCCGGAAGTCTACGTTTCACTAAAGCCTGGCCAGCACAATGCTGCCGCGGTTTCGGACGCCGTAACCAAGGCAATCGAACATCAGATCGGCAAGATCGCTCGTCCCAAAAAAGTCCACGTAGTTCCGGACATGCCGAAAACGCGCTCAGGCAAAATTATGCGTCGAGTGCTGTCGGCAATTTCGAATCAAATGGATACGGGCGACGTCACCACGCTGGCGAATCCTGATGTGGTGGAGCAAATCCGTGTGATGGTGCAGGGCAACCGTCCGGTCGTGACTAAAGATGTTCCGGAAGATGTAAAGCGTTTTGGCGAAGAGCGTTGA
- a CDS encoding ATP-binding cassette domain-containing protein, whose amino-acid sequence MAVVETRKLTKVFKEGELGAVNEVDLETREGEFLVFLGPSGSGKTTLLRMIAGLESPTAGEILIGGKVVNDLTPRERRIAMVFQSYALYPHLTVYNNIVFPLKAQKVPKNLHKEKVEWAASLLGIGGLLQRKPRELSGGERQRVALARAIVREPAVFLLDEPLSNLDAKLRLSAREELERFHRRVGTTTIYVTHDQVEAMAMGDRVMVLNKGVVRQLGTPKEVYDDPADTFVATFLGSPPMNLMEMDGMIVGFRPEHFRVTEDVKDSAKVTFKFRVENVEYLGAEFILAGFLEGGKMDGKKVIARLLLGHSFEIGTTYDFAVAERHLKFFDRTTEKKITPRNVAWQ is encoded by the coding sequence ATGGCCGTCGTTGAAACCCGGAAACTGACCAAGGTATTTAAAGAAGGAGAGCTCGGAGCTGTAAATGAAGTAGATCTGGAGACTCGCGAAGGCGAGTTTCTGGTTTTTCTGGGACCTTCAGGTTCCGGGAAAACCACGCTCTTGCGGATGATCGCCGGCCTGGAATCCCCCACGGCTGGCGAAATCCTTATCGGCGGAAAAGTGGTGAATGACTTGACGCCACGCGAGCGCCGCATAGCCATGGTCTTCCAGAGCTACGCGCTCTATCCACATCTCACCGTTTACAACAACATTGTTTTTCCGCTGAAAGCGCAAAAAGTTCCAAAGAACCTTCACAAAGAGAAAGTGGAATGGGCGGCTTCACTGTTGGGAATCGGCGGGCTGCTGCAACGCAAACCGCGCGAACTCTCTGGCGGTGAACGCCAGCGCGTAGCCCTGGCGCGCGCCATTGTCCGTGAGCCCGCGGTCTTTCTGCTGGATGAACCCCTTTCCAATCTCGACGCCAAGTTACGTCTCTCAGCCCGCGAAGAACTGGAACGCTTCCATCGCCGCGTTGGCACCACAACGATCTATGTGACCCATGACCAGGTGGAAGCTATGGCGATGGGTGACCGTGTGATGGTGCTCAACAAAGGAGTAGTGCGGCAACTCGGAACGCCAAAGGAAGTTTATGACGATCCCGCCGATACTTTTGTGGCGACCTTTTTGGGATCGCCGCCCATGAACCTGATGGAGATGGACGGAATGATTGTGGGCTTTCGGCCTGAGCACTTCCGAGTAACAGAGGACGTGAAGGACAGCGCCAAAGTTACGTTCAAGTTCCGCGTGGAGAACGTGGAATATCTGGGTGCGGAGTTCATCCTTGCCGGCTTTCTCGAGGGCGGCAAAATGGACGGCAAGAAAGTGATTGCGCGCTTGCTGCTGGGACACAGTTTTGAGATTGGCACGACATACGATTTTGCCGTGGCGGAACGTCACCTGAAGTTTTTTGATCGCACAACCGAAAAGAAGATTACCCCGAGGAACGTCGCATGGCAGTAG
- a CDS encoding L-lactate permease encodes MPTWTQIYDPFGHWWLSALVAALPIVVLFTMMAGFRVKPHWAALSGAGTAVLVACLAFHMPISLAAGSFLFGVSTGLLNIVWIVVAAVYLYDIAVSTGDFEIMKSSVAGITADRRLQLLLVAFCFGAFIEGCAGFGSPVAIAGAFMIGLGFKPFHAAALNLIANTAPVAWGAIGTPVHMLATVTAMPEADMNAMIGRILPITAVIVPFWLVRAMVSWKETFEVFPAIAVVGISFASMQYFWSNHMDSNLVDITAGLFSLLCTVVFLLFWKPKKIWRFEDEGGHIAVTPAGKSVPSVSGGSGPEVHSYSFGQTFKAWLPFLILSVFVFLWGYKPVKVMLNKTTPAWTTPDGKPRGGWDTPIHNKISRAQPVVAKPTPEGARFPFIWLSATGTGCFLAAIIGGLIRGVSLGKLMTIFGHTLFRMRWAVIAISAMLGLGFVTRYSGSDAVLGLAFTHTGWFYPFFGTFLGWLGVALTGSDTSSNALFGSLQKITAQQIGLDPVLMTAANSAGGVMGKMVDAQSICVATAATNQVGNEGFIFRFVVWHSIALGAIVGVIVMIYAYVPWAKALVPHGVKLLSQ; translated from the coding sequence ATGCCGACTTGGACACAAATTTACGATCCTTTTGGACACTGGTGGCTTTCCGCTCTGGTGGCTGCCCTCCCGATTGTTGTGCTGTTCACCATGATGGCGGGCTTTCGCGTTAAGCCGCACTGGGCTGCTCTTTCCGGGGCGGGGACGGCGGTCCTGGTTGCCTGCCTGGCCTTTCACATGCCGATTTCGCTGGCCGCTGGCAGCTTCCTCTTTGGTGTTTCTACAGGATTGCTGAACATCGTCTGGATTGTGGTGGCGGCCGTTTACCTGTATGACATTGCCGTCAGCACGGGCGATTTCGAGATCATGAAATCGTCTGTGGCCGGAATTACCGCCGACCGCCGCTTGCAATTGCTTCTGGTGGCTTTCTGCTTTGGCGCGTTCATTGAAGGTTGCGCGGGATTCGGCTCTCCGGTGGCGATTGCCGGAGCCTTCATGATCGGGCTGGGATTCAAGCCGTTCCACGCCGCGGCGCTCAACCTGATTGCCAATACGGCGCCCGTGGCATGGGGCGCAATCGGAACACCAGTGCACATGCTGGCTACTGTGACGGCAATGCCGGAAGCCGATATGAATGCGATGATCGGCCGCATTCTGCCCATCACAGCAGTGATTGTGCCCTTCTGGCTGGTTCGCGCGATGGTTTCATGGAAAGAAACGTTCGAAGTTTTCCCGGCTATTGCAGTTGTAGGAATTTCCTTTGCGTCGATGCAGTATTTCTGGTCGAACCACATGGATAGCAACCTGGTTGACATCACCGCTGGCCTGTTTTCGCTGCTCTGCACAGTCGTGTTCCTGCTCTTCTGGAAGCCCAAAAAGATCTGGCGCTTTGAGGACGAGGGAGGCCACATAGCCGTCACCCCGGCAGGGAAGAGCGTTCCGAGCGTTTCCGGCGGCTCAGGACCGGAGGTTCACTCCTATTCTTTTGGACAGACCTTTAAAGCCTGGCTGCCATTCCTGATTCTGTCCGTCTTCGTGTTCCTTTGGGGCTACAAGCCGGTTAAAGTCATGCTGAATAAGACCACGCCTGCCTGGACAACGCCCGATGGCAAGCCCCGCGGCGGATGGGATACCCCAATCCACAATAAGATTTCACGAGCGCAACCGGTCGTGGCCAAGCCTACGCCTGAAGGCGCGCGATTCCCGTTCATTTGGCTCTCTGCCACCGGCACGGGCTGCTTCCTGGCGGCGATCATTGGCGGCCTGATTCGGGGCGTAAGCCTTGGGAAGCTGATGACAATCTTTGGACATACGCTTTTCCGCATGCGGTGGGCGGTGATAGCCATCTCCGCGATGCTTGGTCTGGGATTTGTTACAAGATACTCAGGGAGTGACGCTGTCTTGGGCCTGGCATTCACTCATACAGGATGGTTCTACCCCTTCTTCGGGACATTCCTGGGCTGGCTTGGTGTGGCGCTCACCGGAAGCGATACTTCTTCCAATGCGTTGTTCGGCAGCTTACAGAAGATCACGGCCCAGCAAATTGGCCTGGATCCCGTGCTGATGACGGCGGCAAACAGCGCCGGCGGCGTGATGGGCAAGATGGTGGATGCGCAATCCATTTGCGTGGCCACGGCTGCTACTAACCAGGTGGGCAATGAAGGCTTTATCTTCCGCTTTGTTGTCTGGCACTCGATTGCCCTGGGAGCGATTGTGGGCGTGATCGTTATGATCTATGCCTACGTGCCCTGGGCAAAGGCGCTGGTACCGCACGGAGTGAAACTGCTTTCGCAATAG